The Trueperaceae bacterium genomic sequence ATGGCCGGATGTACCGAGCCCGTGACATTATCAGTGAGTGGATCGCGGCCAGATCGTGAGCTTGTTGCGGGCACTCTGGGAAGCCGACGTCGATTACGTGCTCATCGGCGGGCTTGCCCTCAACCTTCACGGTCTTGTGCGGGCTACAGAAGACATCGACCTGCTACTGGACCCGAGCGCCGACAACGTCAATCGCCTGAGGAGCGCCCTCCGCTCGATCTATGCCGATCCGGAAGTCGAGAAGATAGAAGCTGCGGAACTGGCGGGGAAGTACCCTGTTGTCCGATACGTTCCCCCGGGAGGCAACGCACCCCTGGACCTCATCGCCCGGCTTGGTACGGCATTCGCCTTCCAGGACGCGGAATGGTTGGAACTGGATTTAGAGGGCGTTCCGGTGAGAGTGGCAACACCGGAGAGCCTTTACGCGATGAAGCACCGGACCGGGGCCAGGGACCGGGAAGACGCACGACGGCTGGCTCAGGCCTTCGGCTCGAGCTGGGACTCAGGGGAGGAGGACGACTGATGCCTCTGGAGCGATACTCCTCGATCGAGCAAGCCGAGGATCGGCTGGTTCAGCGGCCGAACCCAGCGGTGGCGCTGGAGCGAATGCTCGAACTTGCTTCGCTGGTGCCAGCCAACCTGCCCCCTCTCTTCGAGCCAGGCGTCTACCCCTTCCGGTCTGTGGAGGAGGCAAACGAAGCCCGGGAAGTTGCGACGGCAACGAGGATGCGCCTCTTGCGGGCGGATCGAGCTAGTCGCCCTTCGCGGGGTCAGCAAGGCGATACCTGACCCGGTGGATCTCGTCGCTCGACGGCCCGAAAGGAGAGCTCCTGACTGTTTCACGGTTCGAAGTCAGATCGGTCGAAGTTCTGGCACAACCTGAACACGACTGATTGATCTGACCATAGAGTCGATCGAATTTTCCCCGGTAGTGAGTAATGTTAGACGTCGATTCAGGATCAGACGCTTCCGACATTCTCACCAGCTGTGCCGCGATCTGCGAAAGAGCGGCGAAACGTAGAGGTCCTGCGCCTTCGCTGGCCTACCGAGCTTGCTTCCAGCGCAGGAGACGAGGATTATCGTTCGTGCGTTACCTCTGCTGGCTCGAGACTGGGCGGTCGGTCTCCGCCTCGAATCAGGCCCTGCGCCAGGAGCGGTTGATCTAGAACTACGCTTCGCTCCTTCCCACACCACTTTGTAGGCTACGCCTCAGTGCTTTGGCTTCCGCAACCCTCGCCTGAAAGCCTCAAAGCGGCGCACAATCCCATCCAAGATCGCCTCCTGATTTTCTCGATTACGTTGCCCAGGAGATGCCGTCTCAACGACAGGTGGTCAGCCTCATCGAGCAGTCCCGACAGGACGTCCAACAGACCGGCGATCACCATTGTCGACGACTGCCGACGCAGGTCACACGCAAGGAGGTAGGGGCCTGTCTCATCGTATTGGAGGTGCCCGTCCGCCAACTCGCTGGAGAGTTCATCGAAGACCCGTTCCGAGAGGACTTCAGTGGCATTCTCGAGAATGAACTCGATATCCGCCAAGTCCCTCTCGGCAGCCCGGTCGGAGTAAGCGAACAGTTTGAGCGCGACATGCCATGGCGGCGTTGCTACCATGATCCGTTCTCCTGCGAGTTCTACTTCTTCTGCATGCTGAAAGGCCTCGTCGAATCCCAGGACGTTCATGCTCCGCCCGGTCTCCGGCCACTCAATCCTCTTTTCGGCGCCGGCGAGTTCCCCTAATGGAATCAAATCGATTGGAATCTTAGTACCTGAGTGTACGAACCGATGGGGATCCGTTCGAAGAAAGGCACCGTCTTGGGTAAGCGCTGCAGCTAACTTCTGGTACCCTTGCCAGCTCTCGAGGCGCACCGCGAAGTCCCAATCTTGTGTCAGTCGCCGCAGTGGTAACCCGTACCTCTCGTCGAGGACAAGAAAGCGGGCGTTTGCACCGACTGCCAGCGCCGGCGCATCCGCTTCTCCCGCAACGCGAAGGACCTCCTGCAGCATTTTCTCTTCCTCCTCAGTTGGCATGAGATTGCTCCCTGAGAATTACGTCCTCAAGAAGGCGGCCTGCCACTTCACGAAGGCGATCACCGCCGAGCGAAAGAAGCTCTGCCCGTACCAGGATCGGGTGGGCGAGTGCGAACTCGGTGTGCGCCCCTGCTGGCACGTATCGGTCAACTGGTTTCAGCGGCGAGAGGATATGGACGTCTGCGTTCTCTGATGTGGGCAGTAGCCTCAGCTCGACACGCAAGTCCTGCTGACGCCTCTTGTCGCAGTGAAGCGTGACCGTTTCCGGCTTCAGATAACCGGTTAGCGCAGCAGCCGCTTCTTCGCCACCTACCAGCACGTCGCTTGGCAACGAATGAAGTAGTGTTTCACGGTCGATCGTGGTGACTCGCCAACTACTGGGTTGGAGTCGTTGTCTGAGTGTTTCCAGGTAGCCGAGTTCCCATCGCTCGAGCAGGTTCCGGAAGTCTCTAACGTGGATAGCGCCTGAGGGCCCTTTGATGAGGTGACCTTCCCTGAGCAAGCTGTTCATGGTCCTACTGACCGAACCCAAGCCAACCCCACTGATCTTCGCAATCTCGCGGTAGGTGCTCTGGCGAAGTTCAGGGTAGGCGAGGAGTACGTAGAGAACCTTTAAGCCGGTCGGCGTGAACGGATCGGTAGTGTGGAACTTTTCTGCCGTCCTCCCTCGGACGACAGCATGAAAGGCAGGGCTTTCGAGATACATATTGCCCGCACCATCGACGAACTGCACTCCTTCGCGCAGGAGGGTATCGACTAGGGCCTCACTGATGGGGTTAGCGATTAGAAGGGGGGACAATCCCGCCATCTGCGAATGATGAACGAGCTGCGCCAGCACCGCGCTGAGGCTGCGCTTATCCACCTTCTTGACTTCGGCCAGGTACTTCTGTTCTCCGGAAGCGGTTTTGAGAGTGATCGTCGCGTCGGCTTTGACATTGGGAGTGCGATCGGCGGCAGCCTCTCTTTCGCCCATCGTCACCTTAGCGCCCGGAAGTTTGCGGAGGTGATTGACAGCTGCGTCGAGGAGGTTCTCTTCGCCAGTCAGATCCATTCTGTTCCAACTATAGCACGTGTTCCAGTTCTTGGAACAGGCTAGTTACCTGGAACATTGCCGTCGGCGAAGACATTCGAGCAGGTCTCTGTCGCCATACTCCAATCGATTCTCGTGCTCCCGCTCTAAATTTCGTTCACAGATGCTGCCAGACGTACTAGCTCCAGCTCTAAACATCGTCTTCTGCCGCATAGCTGTAGGCAATGAATCTGCGCCACGCCGTCATTACTACGCTGGCAGCAACAACAGGTTCTGGAAAACCCTGCACGAGGCCGGCTTCACCGACCGAAGACTACTTCCCTGCAGAGTACGTATCCGTCCTCGACTACAAGCTCGGGCTAACCGATCTCGTAAAGACGAAAGCTGGCATGGACAACTCGCTTTCTCGAGGTGACATCGGCACTGCCTCATTGCGAAAGAAAATGGAGCAGTACATTCCCCGCTACCTAGCCTTCATCAGAAGGAAAGCTGCGAAGGAGTATTTGGGCCGTGACGTCGTTCCCGGCCCGAGGCCAGGTCGCGGTCGAGGGTGTGGTGATGATGCTGATCCCCGCGAGCGAGATCTTCAGGAGCCAGGACAACTGCAACGCCAACTGGAACTACGAGAACGAGGTGGAACCGGAGATCCGCTACTACATGTGGGCGCTGGCTCCCGACCCGTACACGGAAGGCGAACCGGTCCTCGAACTCACCGACCTCTTCCTCCTACCCGACGGCACACTCGACTACGAGGGTGACGTGCCGACGGTGTCGACCTTCTTCCGGGAGGCGGACGCGACGGTCAGATAGCCGCCCGCCTCATATCCCAGGTTGGTAGCCCTGTCTCAGCTACTCCAGTCCGCGCCACTCGACCGGTACGCCGCCGCCGCGCTCATCTTCTGACCGCAGTCGTTCCATGATCGCGGCGTGTCGCTGCGGACTTGGCGGACACGGTTCTCCGCCCTCGTCCAGTACGAAGGTGACGACTTCTATACCGCTTATCGCTTTTTCGCTCACCCGTATCCGAACCGCAAGACCCTCCTCGGTCTCCGGCGGACGCTTGACGGAGAGCAGATTCGGGGCTGTAGGACCGTCCTGAGGATGTTCGACTCTATACGGCTGGAAGATGAAGTTCCCCAGACTCCAGAAAACCGGCTTCCCGTCGACCCACTCCCACGGGTGCGGCACGTGCGGGTGGTGGCCGAAGATCACGTCCACCCCCGCCGCCACCAGGCGCTCGGCCATCGGCCGCTGGTACTCCGCGAGGAAGCCCTGATAGGGCGCCAGCCACATGGGCGGCACCCCCCAGTGGAGAGCCGCAACGACGAGGTCAGCACCCTGGGCCCTTGCGCTGCGCACCAGTTCCTCCGCCCGCTGAAGGTCCTGTTCGTGGGGCCAACTCTGGATGTAGGGCGCAGTGCCAGGTTGCTCGTCGAACAGCGCGCCGTCCACGTAGACGGCCTGATGGGCACGCAGCGGCGCCACACCGAGCCGTCCGTCTCCGGCTGCGTAGCCCCGGGGCACGGTCGCGCAGAGCGCGACGAAGGCGACCTTGGTGCCCGCGATAGTAACGAAGTGCGGACTGAGCGACTCCTCCCCGATGCCCGCACCCACGTGGGCTACCCGGTTCTCCGACAGTGCAGCCATGGTGTCACGAAGTCCGGCTTCGCCGTAGTCGAGCGCGTGGTTGTTCGCCAGCGAGAGGACGTCGAAACCCATCTGCGCCAGGTCGGCTGCACCGGCTGGTGCTCCACGGAACGCCACAGGCTTATCTGACGGCGTGCCGCCATCGGTGAGGGGTATCTCGAGGTTTCCGAAGAAGAGTGCTGGAGATTCCGCCGAGAGGCGTTCCTTCCAACTGGCTACGCGACCGACCGCCGACCGCGAGATAGGGCGTTGGAACGCCACGTCGCCGAAGGCCACCAGATCGAATCCGCTCACGGAACCACTACCACCTTGCCGAACTGATCCTGGCCCTTGAGCCGCCGCATGGCCTCTCTGGCATCGGCCAGGTCGAACACCTTGTCCACCACTGGCTTTAGCTGACCCGCGAAGACGAGGTCCATCACCCGATGGAACTCCCGGAGGTTGCCACACGGCGCGCCCAGTATCTGCCGATGAAACTGATAAATCTCGCGGATGCTGATATCGGGCTGGTCGCCGCTGGTGGCACCGCAGATGACCAGCTTGCCGCCCCGAGCGAGGCTCCGGATGCTCTGCCGCCAGGTCGCCGCACCCACCGAGTCCACCACTATGTCGACGCCCCGGCCATCGGTGACCTCGAGAACCCACTCGTCGAAAGGCCGCTCGTAACCCACCTGCACCGCATCGAAACCGAGTTCGAGCGCCTTCTCTGCCTTGGCCGGGTCTCGGGAGGTGCCCAGGATGCGGCAGCCGAAGCGGGAACCGATGGCAGCGGCCGCGGTCGAGACGCCGGAGCCGACGCCCACGATGAGGATTGTGTCGCCCGGTTGCATCCCACCCCGGTTGATGAGCATCCGCCAGGCTGTGGTGAAGGTGGCCGGAGCGGCTGCCGCTTCCACGAGCGGGAAGCCCTCTGGCACCAGCTTCAGGTTGCGGGCCGGTACTACCGCGAACTCGGCAAGACCACCGTTCACCTCCTCCCCGATTATCTGGTAGTGGTCGCACATCGTTTCTTCACCGGCCCGGCAGTAGCTGCACTTGCCGCAGAACACCCCCGGGTAGACGACCACCGGCTGCCCGGGCCGCCAGCCAGCTTCGAGCGCCTCGCTGCCAGCCGCGTCTATCACCCCGGCGATGTCGACGCCAGGGATCACGGGGAGGTGCTTCTCCCGTATTCCCGGCCCACTTAGCCCCTGCAGGAGCGACAGGTCGGCGCGATTGAGGGCGCAGGCCTTCACCTGGAGGCGGACCTCATCTGGCGCCGGTTCCGGCCTCGGCCACTGCTTGACCTCGACGTCGTCGATCTCGCCGTGCGACTCGACTACGAATGCGTTCATCTGGTTCACTTCGGGTTGCTCCCTTTCGATAGCGAGCAGTGAGCTCGCGGCAGGTCTTCGGTCTTACCTGGAGGTGGGATCTAGGGCGTCACGTAGGCCATCGCCTACGAAGTTGAACGACAGCACCGAAAGGAGGATCACGATGCCGGGGTAGAGGGCGAGCTGAGGGCTGGTCCAGATGTACTGCTGGGAGTTCATCAGCATGTTGCCCCAGGTCGGTTGCGGAGGCTGGATCCCCAAGCCGAGGAAGCTGAGGGCGGACTCGTTCAGGATAGCGATGCCGACAGCGAGGGTGGCAGCCACGATTATCGAGGGGATAGCCTGGGGGAGGACGTGGATGAGCATTATGCGCCGCGCACGGGCCCCAAGGGCGCTGGCCGCCTCCACGAACGTCGCCTCCCGCCAGCGTATGAACTCGCTGCGCACGACACGGGCCACACCC encodes the following:
- a CDS encoding zinc-binding dehydrogenase; amino-acid sequence: MNAFVVESHGEIDDVEVKQWPRPEPAPDEVRLQVKACALNRADLSLLQGLSGPGIREKHLPVIPGVDIAGVIDAAGSEALEAGWRPGQPVVVYPGVFCGKCSYCRAGEETMCDHYQIIGEEVNGGLAEFAVVPARNLKLVPEGFPLVEAAAAPATFTTAWRMLINRGGMQPGDTILIVGVGSGVSTAAAAIGSRFGCRILGTSRDPAKAEKALELGFDAVQVGYERPFDEWVLEVTDGRGVDIVVDSVGAATWRQSIRSLARGGKLVICGATSGDQPDISIREIYQFHRQILGAPCGNLREFHRVMDLVFAGQLKPVVDKVFDLADAREAMRRLKGQDQFGKVVVVP
- a CDS encoding nucleotidyl transferase AbiEii/AbiGii toxin family protein, whose product is MPTEEEEKMLQEVLRVAGEADAPALAVGANARFLVLDERYGLPLRRLTQDWDFAVRLESWQGYQKLAAALTQDGAFLRTDPHRFVHSGTKIPIDLIPLGELAGAEKRIEWPETGRSMNVLGFDEAFQHAEEVELAGERIMVATPPWHVALKLFAYSDRAAERDLADIEFILENATEVLSERVFDELSSELADGHLQYDETGPYLLACDLRRQSSTMVIAGLLDVLSGLLDEADHLSLRRHLLGNVIEKIRRRSWMGLCAALRLSGEGCGSQSTEA
- a CDS encoding nucleotidyl transferase AbiEii/AbiGii toxin family protein, which gives rise to MDRGQIVSLLRALWEADVDYVLIGGLALNLHGLVRATEDIDLLLDPSADNVNRLRSALRSIYADPEVEKIEAAELAGKYPVVRYVPPGGNAPLDLIARLGTAFAFQDAEWLELDLEGVPVRVATPESLYAMKHRTGARDREDARRLAQAFGSSWDSGEEDD
- a CDS encoding type IV toxin-antitoxin system AbiEi family antitoxin, translated to MDLTGEENLLDAAVNHLRKLPGAKVTMGEREAAADRTPNVKADATITLKTASGEQKYLAEVKKVDKRSLSAVLAQLVHHSQMAGLSPLLIANPISEALVDTLLREGVQFVDGAGNMYLESPAFHAVVRGRTAEKFHTTDPFTPTGLKVLYVLLAYPELRQSTYREIAKISGVGLGSVSRTMNSLLREGHLIKGPSGAIHVRDFRNLLERWELGYLETLRQRLQPSSWRVTTIDRETLLHSLPSDVLVGGEEAAAALTGYLKPETVTLHCDKRRQQDLRVELRLLPTSENADVHILSPLKPVDRYVPAGAHTEFALAHPILVRAELLSLGGDRLREVAGRLLEDVILREQSHAN
- a CDS encoding CapA family protein → MSGFDLVAFGDVAFQRPISRSAVGRVASWKERLSAESPALFFGNLEIPLTDGGTPSDKPVAFRGAPAGAADLAQMGFDVLSLANNHALDYGEAGLRDTMAALSENRVAHVGAGIGEESLSPHFVTIAGTKVAFVALCATVPRGYAAGDGRLGVAPLRAHQAVYVDGALFDEQPGTAPYIQSWPHEQDLQRAEELVRSARAQGADLVVAALHWGVPPMWLAPYQGFLAEYQRPMAERLVAAGVDVIFGHHPHVPHPWEWVDGKPVFWSLGNFIFQPYRVEHPQDGPTAPNLLSVKRPPETEEGLAVRIRVSEKAISGIEVVTFVLDEGGEPCPPSPQRHAAIMERLRSEDERGGGVPVEWRGLE